The following is a genomic window from Ficedula albicollis isolate OC2 chromosome 21, FicAlb1.5, whole genome shotgun sequence.
GCGCGAGGCCAGCCCGATGGCCCTGTCCAGCTCCACCGCCTCGTGCAGCGCCTGCTTCGCCTTCCCCTCGTGGTGCCCGTGGTCGATGCGGCCGCCTGCGGAACCCGGCACTGCTCGGCACCgccctccccttcccagccctgcaccccctTCGTTCCCTTCCTGCAAACCCCATTTACCCCCCCTTTTTACATCCCACATGCTCCCTTTTGCAGCCCCATCAGCccctttattcctccttttcatCCCCCTACCCTTTATCTGTTTCAGCACTCCACCTTCATCCCTTTTATCCCTCCCTTTTTGTACCTTCATTGCCTGTTACCCCCCCTTTTGCACCCCCCACATCccctttttctgtcctttgtgTATCCCCCAGCACACCCTTATCCTTCCTCCCTGTCATCCCCTTTTTTTGCACTCCCATCTCCCCCTTAGCCTCCCTTTTTGCACCATCACCCTTAATCTTCGTTTTTGTTCTTCCATCACTccctttatcttttttttgcaCCTTCCAGTCCTCAATTTTTGTACCCCCCCTTAATCCAATTCCTCACCTTTTTGCACCCTCTTTTGCACCCTGTCACCCCCTTTTATCCTCCCCTTTTTGTATCCCCATCACCACCTTTATTCTCCTCTTGCACTCTTCTTTTTATCGAATCCCCCCCCTCTTTTTGCAACCCCGTTGCCCCCTTTTATCCCCCCTTTTTGCACACCCCCCCCGTGAACTCCCCACCTTCAACCAAGAGGAAGAATCCTCGGGGATTTTTCTGGAGCATCTTGATGGCCACAGACACCATCTCACTGAGGGATGGATCTGTCTCGTTGTTCCTGTCCAGCTCGTACACCATGTCCCCTGGCTCGAAGaggcctggggacagggacactgctggggacatCCTTTTCccaccaaaagaaaaaggggggcGGGGAAGCAAATCCTGCTCCTCGTGCTAACTCAAGCGTTTCACACACCACTGGATGCAGGAAGATTAGATAGAAGCCGGGGTAAAatcccagcccttccttcctcctgcccgGCTGGATTCCACATTCCAGACGGGATGGGAATTTCACTGCTGACAAAAGACCTGCATCCCTAGGAGGGAGATGTGCcccagggtgggagcagcagcatccttgcGAGCACACCAGCAAACCCAGGGTGgggcagcagcatttccagggacattgcagcctctctgggaagTACCAGCATCCCTGGGGGCAGCAGTAGCACCACCCTTGGGGGTATAACAGCATCCCTTTGGGGTACCAGCATCCCAAGCAAGGCAACAGGATCTGTTGAGGGGAGCACCAGCATCTCCACAGAAATAGAACCATCTGTGGGGGCTACCAGCACGTCCAGGACAGGTACCACCATCCcttggaggcagcagcacccttGGGAGGATACCTGGCCACTGtagctgccccagcaccccaggaaGGACAGGGGGCCCCCTAAAGCGCCCAGGTGATGCCAGGGCACCCTTGGGTGCAGGGACTCACCCAGCAGGAAGTCGACACGGCTGAGGTtgagtgccagcagctctcGCCGGCGCCACACGTACTCAGCaacctggggacaggggacaggcatTGCCACCTCTCCACTGCCTCTGCCACCCCCACAGACCCCCCCTGAATATGCCACCCCCAGGAACGGCTCTAGAGGGTTACAGTGGGGACACGTGTGGGTGCCCCCGCCCCCAGAGAGTCCCTGTCACCTTGCCATGGGGCTTGGCCTCCTTCCACGCCTGGACGAGGTTCCTGCCGTCGAGGCGGGTGCCCCGATGCTTCTCCTCGTGCGGATATTCCACATCAGTGACATTTTTGGGGTACATGTATTTCCGCCCTCCACCCAGGATCACCTGCAAAAGAGGGGAGGAAATGtagtttttaataattttgtgttattttaaatttccccCTCCATCTGGGGTTTAATGGGGAAGACCCCAAAGGGGTGGAGCGGGATGTCCCTGGCGTCGTGGGCAAAAACATCCAAGGAATTTCACCTCGCtcaaaataaccccaaatctCCTCCTATTAATTAAAACACAGGACAAAAATAGCCATTTCCAGTAGGGATTTGgctttttgaatatttttttttccccatctgtgGGAAGGATGCTCCACATTGGGATCCCCACATGAACCCACTGGGATGGAGCCCCATCCGGCAGCTCTCCCTGTTTGCTTTGGAGCCTGATTTATTTGGCCTCTGTTATTTATAACCTAGCAGAgattttatgggttttttgtattttttccccctttctctgcGTAGAAGGTGAATTATAAAGCTGCAAAACACCAATGCCaaaattattaacaaaaaaaaggaaaaaaaaaagacttttccCCACTATATAATTAtttccagcctgggacagaggcaaaattatattaaagggaaaaaaaaaagcaaaagaggcTATTAAAGAGCTAAATAACAGGCTGGGATGTTTTGCTTTGGGGCTGTTTTGAAGGacagaagaagatttatttaCAGTGCTGAATTTCTGCATAAATCCACAGCAAGGAGCAGAActgggggggaaagggagaggttTGAGTCTGGGAAGTATGGGAAGGGAGGAGTTTAAGATGGATTTGTGGGTCTGGGGCTTGGTCCTACAGGTGCTTGTGATCCCAGACCTGTGTTCGAGTGTCCTGGTCCCAGGCCCAGCTGAAAGTGGTGGTACCCCACTCATGGTGGCCCTAGTCCCATATTTGATGAGGGTCCCAACTCTGTGCCCATGGGTGGTCCTGATCCTCCATCTGCTGGGGGCTCTGACTCTGCACCATTGGGTGGTCCTGGTCCTGCACCATTGTGTCGGGGTCCCAGCTCTCCGTTGGGGGTCTGGCCCCATATCTACCCACAATCCTGGTTCCGCACCCATAGGTGGTCTCAGCCTCACATTTGCAGGGGTATGTACATTTGTACACACTCACAGTCCTGACCCTGCACCCTTTAGTGGTTCCAGCCCAACATCTCCCGGGAGCTGTGGCTCTTCAACCACTTGTGGTTCCAGCCCAGCATCTCTTGGGAGTCCTGGTCACACATCTatccacagccctgtccccacccctggggGCTCCAGCCCCCACCCCAGGCTGTCCTGGTCCCGTCCCCACTGACTCTAGGGCACATTCCTGGTGTCCTCATTCCTACCTCGATGTCAGGGATGTTCTCCACCAGCTGCCGGGCGATGTCCTTGCAGCCGCCCTCCAGGGCGTCCGGGGGCATCTCCCCGTCCGAGTACCAGTCGCGGTTGGCAGAGTGGGCATAGGCGGCGCTGGGGGTGGCGTGGGTCACACGCGTGGTGGTGACGATGCCCACGGCCTTGCCTGCGCCACCAGTTCAGGGGACAACGGTGAGAgcacccccaaaacctcccacCTGACCTCCTGCCAGGAGTCCCTCAGTCCCTCACCTGCCTCCTTGGCCCAGCGGAGAATGGAGGTCACCTCCTGGCCCTTGGTGGTGTTGCAGCGGTCCCGGGTGACACCGGCGCTGACCCCCAGCGTCCCCTCGTTGGCTTTGACTCCGCAGAGGTAGGCGGTGGCCGTGCCTGCACTGTCGGGCACCTGAGCATTGGTGTTGTAGGTCTGGAAGGTGGGAGATGGATAAACCACCGTAAGTTATCGCCCAACACCACCAGTACCGCTGACAGGACCATCGTTCCCACCCTAGggcttccctccctgctgtttGGCTGCACCAGacccccatcccagctgtgtcccctctcttcctccctttgTCCCCCATTTGACCCCCTGCTCCCTCTACCGTGGTGGCACATCACCCCCTCCCTGCATTTTGCTCCTTTTAGCCTTTTTTCAGTTCGTCTTTTGGCAGGGAGATGGAAGCCACTGCCACGGGCATCCCCACGGGATGAACAGAGGTGGCTGCCGACTtcaaatttaattattattttaaaacgCTTTGTTCAGCAAAACGAcctcaggaggaggaggggaggggggtCCCGCGGCGCCCCGCAGCCGGCGGGCTCCtccccccccgccccgggggggggggggggggggggggggggggggggggggggggggggggggggggggggggggggggggggggggggggggggggggggggggggggggggggggggggggggggggggggggggggggggggggggggggggggggggggggggggggggggggggggggggggggggggggggggggggggggggggggggggggggggggggggggggggggggggggggggggggggggggggggggggggggggggggggggggggggggggggggggggggggggggggggggggggggggggggggggggggggggggggggggggggggggggggggggggggggggggggggggggggggggggggggggggggggggggggggggggggggggggggggggggggggggggggggggggggggggggggggggggggggggggggggggggggggggggggggggggggggggggggggggggggggggggggggggggggggggggggggggggggggggggggggggggggggggggggggggggggggggggggggggggggggggggggggggggggggggggggggggggggggggggggggggggggggggggggggggggggggggggggggggggggggggggggggggggggggggggggggggggggggggggggggggggggggggggggggggggggggggggggggggggggggggggggggggggggggggcccctggcACGGCCAGCGGGTACCGGAGCCAGCTCCCTTCGCCCGCCCCTGACCTCATTTCGGCTCGGTCGATGCCGCCCGCTCGTGACTTTGCGGTGGGTGTCGTGTCCCCGGAGGGCTCACCTTGGCCAGGGCCACGAAGGGGAACTTGTCCATCTCCAGCAGGCTCTCCTCGCCCTGCccgtgctgcagctgccctttgAGGATGCGGGCGGCCGTGACGGTGGAGACGCCCATTCCTGCGGGACAGCGTCAGCCGCGCTCGGGCAGCACACGGCTCCGCGCACACCCCGCTCGTCTCAGGGTGCTGCACACCCAGTTTAGCCCATGGTCCACTTTATCCCATTGCTTACTTTATCGTAGCAACCAATTTTTTGCAAGTCTGGTTTATTGTGCAGCCAGTTTATCCCAGCTCCCGGTTTATCCCAGCAGCCACTTTTCATTGCAAAGCTAGTTTATCACAGAACCCAGTTTATTGCAACACCCAACTTTTTGCAAATCCATTTCATTTCAGCACACAGTTTATCCCAGcgctccttttttttttgcaaaccaAATTTATCCCAGCACCCACTTTATTGAAgtcccagtttatcccagcaTTCAAATTATGGCAAAACCAATTTACCTGAGCACCCAATTATTTGCCAATCCAGTTTATCCCTGCACCAGGTTTACTGCCATCCCAGTTCATTGCAGCACCCAGTTTATGCCAGCACCCAATTCATTGCAACCCACTTTGCCCCAGCACTCAATTTCATTGCAAACTCAATTTATTGCAGCACTCAACTTAATTTAAATCTGATTCATACCAGCACCCAGTTTACCTCAGTACCCAACTTAATGCAAACCAAACTGATTGCAGCAActaatattttttgcaaatcCAGTTTATCCGGCATCCTGTTTATTGTAAACTCAATTTACCACAGCACCCGGTTTTTTGTAAATCCAGTTCATTGCAGCACCCAGTTTACCCCAGCACAGATCTTTTTGCAAATCCAGTTTACCCCAGCATCCGACTTCCCGGATCCCCAGTTTATCCTAGCACACAGTTTATCCCAGAACACAACTTACCACAGCACATCTTTCTCCACAACACCCGGTGTGCCAAAACCCCAGTTTATCACAGCAGCCACTTTATTGCACCCATTTCATCACGCCCCCCCGTatccccagccccgctgcccccgCTCTGGAGCGGGTGCTGCCCTCCCATCTCACCGTCTCCCAGGAAGAGGATGAGGTTCTTGGCCACGTTCTGGTTGAGGCGCTGGAGCCGCAGCGCGTTCCGCAGGGTCTCCTGTGCCTGCCGCCGCCAGTACTCGGGgtccttctccctctctgcaaGGGAACCGGGCTCATAGCACCCAACAGCGCCCACTTTTGGGCTGCTGCCCCTCCAAATCTCACCCACCTGGGACCAGCGATGCCGAGCAGAGCTGGGCGAGGAGGAGGACGAACAGAGCCTTCATTCTGCGGTGCTGAGCGAGTGCTGCCAGAAGAGAACTGCAGGGTGGATGGCACCGctcgtgcctcagtttccccaccgAGATCTTTGCCCCGGGGTCAGCCAAGcgaagatgaaaagaaatgtcctctccctgcacagccaccgATGTGACCCTCCTGGGGACATGCCGACCCCAttaccggggggggggggggggggggggggggggggggggggggggggggggggggggggggggggggggggggggggggggggggggggggggggggggggggggggggggggggggggggggggggggggggggggggggggggggggggggggggggggggggggggggggggggggggggggggggggggggggggggggggggggggggggggggggggggggggggggggggggggggggggggggggggggggggggggggggggggggggggggggggggggggggggggggggggggggggggggggggggggggggggggggggggggggggggggggggggggggggggggggggggggggggggggggggggggggggggggggggggggggggggggggggggggggggggggggggggggggggggggggggggggggggggggggggggggggggggggggggggggggggggggggggggggggggggggggggggggggggggggggggggggggggggggggggggggggggggggggggggggggggggggggggggggggggggggggggggggggggggggggggggggggggggggggggggggggggggggggggggggggggggggggggggggggggggggggggggggggggggggggggggggggggggggggggggggggggggggggggggggggggggggggggggggggggggggggggggggggggggggggggggggggggggggggggggggggggggggggggggggggggggggggggggggggggggggggggggggggggggggggggggggggggggggggggggggggggggggggggggggggggggggggggggggggggggggggggggggggggggggggggggggggggggggggggggggggggggggggggggggggggggggggggggggggggggggggggggggggggggggggggggggggggggggggggggggggggggggggggggggggggggggggggggggggggggggggggggggggggggggggggggggggggggggggggggggggggggggggggggggggggggggggggggggggggggggggggggggggggggggggggggggggggggggggggggggggggggggggggggggggggggggggggggggggggggggggggggggggggggggggggggggggggggggggggggggggggggggggggggggggggggggggggggggggggggggggggggggggggggggggggggggggggggggggggggggggggggggggggggggggggggggggggggggggggggggggggggggggggggggggggggggggggggggggggggggggggggggggggggggggggggggggggggggggggggggggggggggggggggggggggggggggggggggggggggggggggggggggggggggggggggggggggggggggggggggggggggggggggggggggggggggggggggggggggggggggggggggggggggggggggggggggggggggggggggggggggggggggggggggggggggggggggggggggggggggggggggggggggggggggggggggggggggggggggggggggggggggggggggggggggggggggggggggggggggggggggggggggggggggggggggggggggggggggggggggggggggggggggggggggggggggggggggggggggggggggggggggggggggtctccccccaccaccccctccctgcccgcCTCCCCTGGCCATCAGTCCCATGAGGCGTCACCTCACTGTCACCAACCCGAGCTGGGGGAAGCCGGCACGGCCCCTATGGCACAGCGAGGTCCTCATCACATGCCCATGTCCCCATCATGTGCTCGTGTACCTCTCGTGCATCCCCATCATGTGTCCCTGTCATGTCTGTGCTCCCATCCCATACCCATGGCTCCACTGCACGTCTGCAATCCCATC
Proteins encoded in this region:
- the ALPL gene encoding alkaline phosphatase, tissue-nonspecific isozyme, with the translated sequence MKALFVLLLAQLCSASLVPEREKDPEYWRRQAQETLRNALRLQRLNQNVAKNLILFLGDGMGVSTVTAARILKGQLQHGQGEESLLEMDKFPFVALAKTYNTNAQVPDSAGTATAYLCGVKANEGTLGVSAGVTRDRCNTTKGQEVTSILRWAKEAGKAVGIVTTTRVTHATPSAAYAHSANRDWYSDGEMPPDALEGGCKDIARQLVENIPDIEVILGGGRKYMYPKNVTDVEYPHEEKHRGTRLDGRNLVQAWKEAKPHGKVAEYVWRRRELLALNLSRVDFLLGLFEPGDMVYELDRNNETDPSLSEMVSVAIKMLQKNPRGFFLLVEGGRIDHGHHEGKAKQALHEAVELDRAIGLASRLTSAQDTLSVVTADHSHVFTFGGYTPRGNPICGDSLAPMQSDVDRKPFTSILYGNGPGYKIVAGERENVSAVDFAHADYQAQSAVPLRQETHGGEDVAVFARGPMAHLLHGVHEQNYIPHAMAYAACIGSNRGHCNAAPRPTTPLLLPVLGLLLLLLC